The following coding sequences lie in one Rutidosis leptorrhynchoides isolate AG116_Rl617_1_P2 chromosome 4, CSIRO_AGI_Rlap_v1, whole genome shotgun sequence genomic window:
- the LOC139904028 gene encoding uncharacterized protein produces the protein MEPPVAAEVETKSEKTGEKERAKSYDCGLCDTEVVYKIAQELLPGLASACVDNTTGGLFTSAGSIAVDMRNEMADYLTQRSETYVAEFLLSENASGLELSEHPYDIIINLIDDFSASKTNMFSRVSEWVLSDRREDRIEDFVQEMEIHGFWLLARRECIATILLKNVDYKNAFHCNMVCSSEEEIVKHRAECKFRSMDCTNEGCTTRYCAAQKEHHEAICPFMVLPCEQKCPDFVLRREMDRHCVTICPMKLVNCAFYTVGCKSSIPRCNVQQHNVDELSSHLLYIIRKAHKEANDDDLKRRVEQLQSLSNIEKLARARDARALTYLIKDAESKLGPLDVKSKPPTDESADSPSHEEINKNELPPTKTEPVEKDGSDVPKKNEELIGSQPNNEIRSSTEKPSITEEDTKLPTKEVGPESPNPVESTITKESYADPPVQIEESKDKGKSSSPAKKEQDVNSGLLKKDDDLRTLQDDNKGLEARDKEQTGSPIKRAIEEKSEREEEEKDMSTNAVSEESIKSLLKESISEALSGDPKESKKSFEEVSKQLSSSDEEETEKSPKKETLKQSLKDDDDEKELSKLTNEEIVKDSLSQMQTPSLSQMQTPRDSLSQMQTPLEPSSLMQTPHDSSSDDDVSMKSPSSR, from the exons ATGGAACCTCCTGTAGCTGCAGAAGTAGAAACCAAATCTGAGAAAACTGGTGAAAAGGAACGTGCTAAAAGTTATGACTGCGGACTTTGCGATACTGAAGTTGTCTACAAAATAGCACAAGAACTCCTCCCTGGATTAGCGTCAGCATGCGTTGACAACACGACAGGTGGCCTTTTCACAAGTGCTGGTTCAATAGCTGTTGATATGAGAAATGAGATGGCTGATTATTTAACACAAAGAAGTGAGACATACGTGGCTGAATTTTTACTATCAGAAAATGCGTCTGGATTAGAATTATCTGAACACCCATATGATATAATCATTAATCTTATTGATGATTTTTCTGCCTCTAAAACAAATATGTTTAGTCGGGTTTCTGAATGGGTTTTAAGTGACAGAAGAGAGGATAGGATTGAAGATTTTGTACAAGAAATGGAAATTCACGGTTTTTGGTTATTAGCTCGAAGAGAATGTATTGCTACAATATTACTTAAGAATGTTGACTACAAGAATGCATTTCATTGTAATATGGTATGTAGTTCTGAGGAAGAAATTGTGAAGCATAGAGCAGAATGCAAGTTTAGATCTATGGATTGTACAAATGAGGGGTGTACAACTAGGTATTGTGCGGCTCAAAAAGAACATCATGAAGCCATTTGTCCTTTTATGGTACTCCCGTGTGAGCAAAAATGCCCGGATTTTGTTTTGAGGCGTGAGATGGATAGGCATTGTGTAACTATCTGTCCAATGAAGCTTGTAAATTGTGCATTTTATACGGTGGGATGCAAATCAAGCATACCTAGATGCAATGTTCAACAACACAATGTTGATGAGCTCTCTTCTCACTTGCTTTATATCATAAGAAAAGCTCACAAGGAAGCTAATGATGATGATCTCAAACGTAGAGTGGAACAACTCCAAAGT CTATCAAATATTGAAAAGTTGGCTAGAGCACGGGATGCACGAGCATTGACATATTTGATCAAAGATGCTGAATCGAAACTTGGACCGCTCGATGTCAAATCCAAGCCACCCACTGATGAATCTGCTGACTCACCTAGCCATGAGGAGATCAATAAAAACGAGTTACCACCCACAAAAACAGAGCCAGTAGAAAAAGATGGCTCTGACGTACCCAAAAAGAACGAAGAGCTCATAGGATCACAGCCCAACAATGAAATAAGGTCGTCAACTGAAAAACCTTCCATAACTGAAGAGGACACTAAGTTACCCACCAAAGAAGTGGGCCCAGAATCACCAAATCCTGTGGAATCTACAATCACGAAAGAAAGTTATGCTGACCCGCCAGTCCAAATAGAGGAAAGTAAAGATAAGGGGAAGTCATCATCACCAGCTAAAAAAGAACAAGATGTAAATAGTGGTTTATTAAAAAAGGATGATGATTTAAGAACTTTACAAGACGACAATAAAGGATTAGAAGCCAGAGATAAAGAGCAAACAGGGTCACCAATAAAAAGAGCGATTGAGGAAAAGTCCGagagagaagaagaagagaaagatatGTCTACAAATGCTGTGAGTGAGGAGTCCATAAAATCACTCTTAAAAGAATCAATCAGTGAGGCATTAAGTGGTGATCCAAAAGAATCCAAGAAGTCGTTTGAAGAAGTAAGCAAACAATTATCAAGTAGTGATGAAGAAGAAACCGAGAAATCACCTAAAAAAGAGACACTCAAACAGtcattaaaagatgatgatgatgaaaaagagTTATCAAAGTTAACTAACGAAGAAATAGTCAAAGATTCATTGAGCCAAATGCAAACACCATCGTTGAGCCAAATGCAAACACCACGAGATTCACTGAGCCAAATGCAAACACCACTAGAGCCATCTAGCTTAATGCAAACGCCGCACGACTCATCAAGTGATGATGACGTATCGATGAAATCACCATCATCGAGATAA